From Psychroflexus torquis ATCC 700755, the proteins below share one genomic window:
- a CDS encoding DUF2309 domain-containing protein — MTKEQLQDIIETASRVVGKTWPLYSFVTSNPLSGYEKAHFKKAAADAEHLLGGKSFPRASVFREAWEQGEIDNEELIALLTEHHITQSPEECLTEMSSYKSEPIRNNNGDLDRMVLKWLIPFLDEGLAEWELPNKSEGFFDAWRHLIPYDNQVHLRSISEIPKSGEEVLFQILEKYSEEECLTIVQSHLAALPGWTGYIKYRAEENSIWHQNCKITLEDYLAVRLWLANHIDAEILPIKPTQETENSSIDLSYLWLKAWEKSWQNKLENSLKNKPKNKKVDDLPEAQLVFCIDTRSELIRRNVESKGHYETFGYAGFFGIPMNYKPLNNEIIRKSCPPILDSAYSVSEFAQVDKEHKLTAYKKQQEIQKFTNHFLKRMKNMLPSAFGYVDGSGVFYGMSLLARTLIPGQLYRPNKNNKLSHEGSCEPKIEPIENKNNSDDGIPIKEKAAIVKSAFALMGWEQFSPLILFVGHGSHSANNPFGSSLDCGACAASPGRHNARMLAKLANLPEVRTLLKDKEGITIPKDTVFIGAEHNTTTDEIVMFDSEVPNSHKEKLDRLKIDLHFAQQTATQERLGSGMKSIKAAHKKTNDWSETRPEWGLAKNAGFIVGPRSLTKTMNLHGNCFLHSYNWKLDTTGDALEQIMQGPMVVTQWINNHYYFSSVDNETYGGGSKITHNITGTFGVVQGNGGDLKIGLPLQSVNETDEKAYHQPLRLSVLIQAPKQRIQEILNKNKNLKSLLDNEWIYLLVMDPTDKNGIVRYQKGMNWVASTQEAILN; from the coding sequence ATGACAAAAGAACAGCTTCAAGACATCATTGAGACAGCTTCAAGAGTAGTGGGTAAAACCTGGCCACTATATTCTTTTGTGACTTCAAATCCATTATCCGGTTATGAGAAGGCTCACTTCAAAAAAGCTGCAGCAGATGCTGAACACTTACTCGGTGGGAAATCCTTTCCGAGGGCATCAGTATTTCGAGAAGCTTGGGAACAAGGAGAAATAGACAACGAAGAATTAATCGCACTTCTAACTGAGCATCATATAACACAATCTCCTGAAGAGTGCCTTACTGAAATGTCTTCTTATAAGTCCGAGCCAATTAGAAATAACAATGGCGACTTGGACCGGATGGTTTTAAAATGGCTCATACCTTTCCTCGATGAAGGCTTAGCAGAATGGGAACTCCCTAATAAAAGCGAAGGCTTTTTTGATGCTTGGAGACATTTGATTCCATACGATAACCAAGTTCATTTACGATCTATATCTGAAATTCCTAAGTCTGGTGAAGAGGTTCTGTTTCAAATTTTAGAAAAGTATTCTGAAGAAGAGTGTCTTACAATTGTTCAAAGTCACTTAGCCGCGTTACCTGGGTGGACTGGATATATAAAATATAGAGCAGAAGAAAATTCGATCTGGCATCAAAATTGTAAAATCACACTCGAAGATTACTTAGCAGTTCGTTTATGGCTAGCCAACCACATAGATGCAGAAATACTTCCAATTAAACCCACTCAAGAGACTGAAAATTCGTCGATAGACCTCTCCTATTTATGGCTAAAAGCTTGGGAAAAAAGCTGGCAAAATAAACTAGAAAATAGCCTGAAAAATAAACCCAAAAACAAAAAAGTGGATGACCTTCCAGAGGCTCAACTGGTCTTTTGTATCGATACACGGTCGGAGCTAATACGGAGAAACGTAGAATCTAAAGGCCATTATGAAACCTTTGGTTACGCTGGTTTTTTTGGAATCCCCATGAACTATAAGCCTTTGAATAATGAGATCATTAGAAAATCATGCCCCCCTATTTTGGATTCTGCATATTCGGTATCAGAATTTGCTCAAGTCGATAAAGAGCATAAACTGACGGCCTATAAAAAACAACAGGAAATCCAAAAATTCACAAATCACTTTTTGAAGCGCATGAAAAACATGCTTCCCTCAGCTTTCGGATATGTAGACGGTTCAGGCGTTTTCTATGGAATGTCTCTTCTAGCTCGCACTCTAATTCCAGGACAATTATACCGTCCTAATAAGAATAACAAACTATCCCACGAGGGAAGCTGTGAGCCTAAGATTGAGCCTATTGAAAATAAAAATAATTCAGACGATGGGATTCCCATAAAAGAAAAAGCTGCTATTGTAAAATCCGCCTTCGCTCTAATGGGATGGGAACAGTTTTCACCACTAATTCTTTTTGTGGGACACGGCAGCCATTCAGCTAATAATCCATTTGGGTCAAGTCTGGATTGCGGCGCCTGTGCAGCTAGTCCAGGCAGACATAATGCAAGGATGCTGGCTAAATTAGCTAATCTTCCTGAAGTTAGAACTCTATTAAAAGATAAAGAAGGGATAACTATCCCAAAAGATACCGTCTTCATCGGAGCAGAACACAACACAACCACAGACGAAATCGTAATGTTCGATTCTGAAGTTCCAAACTCTCATAAAGAAAAGTTAGATCGATTAAAAATCGATTTGCATTTTGCTCAGCAAACCGCCACTCAGGAGCGCCTAGGCTCAGGAATGAAAAGTATAAAAGCAGCACATAAAAAAACAAACGATTGGTCTGAAACACGCCCAGAATGGGGTTTAGCGAAAAACGCAGGATTTATTGTAGGTCCTCGTTCACTTACTAAAACAATGAACTTACACGGCAATTGCTTTCTCCATTCTTATAACTGGAAACTGGATACAACAGGTGATGCCTTAGAACAGATTATGCAAGGGCCTATGGTTGTTACACAATGGATCAATAATCACTATTATTTCTCATCTGTTGATAATGAAACCTACGGAGGAGGCTCTAAAATTACTCATAATATAACAGGTACGTTTGGTGTGGTTCAAGGAAACGGAGGAGATCTGAAGATTGGTCTTCCTCTACAGTCAGTAAATGAAACCGATGAAAAAGCCTACCATCAACCTCTAAGACTTTCGGTCTTAATTCAAGCTCCGAAGCAAAGAATACAAGAAATTTTAAACAAAAATAAAAATTTAAAATCCCTGTTAGATAATGAATGGATATACCTTTTGGTGATGGACCCAACCGATAAAAATGGTATTGTTCGTTACCAAAAAGGTATGAATTGGGTCGCATCGACTCAAGAAGCAATCCTCAATTAG